A region of the Leptospira venezuelensis genome:
GAACTGGAAGCATTCCAATTCAGGAACCAAGATGATTCATCTAACGCCTTAAAAAATCTACAAGCTGCCTGCCTTTCCGGAGAAAACGGATTTGAAGCATTGGTAGAAGCCGGAAAGGTTTGCTCTTTGGGACAAATGACCCATTCTCTTTACGAAGTGGGCGGGCAATACAGAAGAAGTATGTGATCTATCAAATGATACAAATCAATTCTGAGGACCTTTTTTTGTTTCCCTTAAGATTTCAAGGTAGAAAATTTGGTCCAAGGCCATGACTTCGTCTGCAATCCAGTTTTCAGAGACACATGTATACGCTGAAAAAAAACGATTTAGAGTCGTTTTTGTGCGAAACGTATGTTCTGTCGAAACGGAAGAAATCGGCCTCATCCTGCAAAAGATCCAAGAAATTCAGCCAAGCGTTGTAGAACTGGATCTTGAAAGTGTAGTAGCAATCCCTTCTTTGATACTGAATCGGATCTTAAAACTTTTGGCGGAATTAAAATCCAAAGGGATCCCGGTGGAAATCAAGACTAGCGAAGGACTCAAAACCGTCCTCAATCGGCTGAAAATCTCCCTTCAATGAAAACGATCTCTATCATTCTGACCCAATGCTTCCTGTTCCAAAGTTTGGTATTCGGAAGCGGTTGGTTCTGTGGAATGCTCGCTGGAGAAATCAAACTTTGCCATTGTAATCACGGAAGCCAGAAAGAAAAACATTCAGACTCTGAAGATTCAAGATTCTCTTCTAAACTTGCTGATGCTGGAGAAGATCATTCTAATTCGAAACCTTCTTCCCTACCCGACTGTCACTCCGCTAAATCGGGAGAAGCACATAAATGTGCCTGTAAAAAAGCAAAAGACAAGGCTTCTTATTTAAGCAGCACCATCTGTACTCAATTTTTCACTTATTCTAAACTAAAAAACATAGCCCCAGAGACTCTTGGTTCAGAACTTCCTGGCCACATACAAGACGGTTCTGGAGTGTTTGTTTCATTTGATTTAGAAAGACCTCCTCAATTCTCCTGATCATTTTCTAAACCTCGAACGAGGAAGCGCTAGGATAGGTATATCCTAATGCTCAAACGAAAAATGGGAAAATTAAACCTTCCCCAGGAGAATATTATGAAATCATTATATATAGTCGCTATGGCGGCCTGTTCGTTAATTTTTATGGGTTGTGACGGATCTAGTAACCCGAACATGGCTCTTTTGGCTTTAATGAGCCAAACTGAAGTTCCAGGAATACAATTCAAAGCAGTTGTCGGAGATAACGACGCAAAATGTGGAAGTAACATAGACGGACATGGGCACGCATCCATAACATCATTCGGAAGCATGAGTTCCGAATCTACTGTAAGCATCATGCATGTAGCGGGAGCGATGCCTATTACCTTGCAAGATCTTAGATTTTATGTATCCAATCTAGAATTGATAGACCAGGATTCTAATACTGTAA
Encoded here:
- a CDS encoding LIC_11090 family protein, yielding MKTISIILTQCFLFQSLVFGSGWFCGMLAGEIKLCHCNHGSQKEKHSDSEDSRFSSKLADAGEDHSNSKPSSLPDCHSAKSGEAHKCACKKAKDKASYLSSTICTQFFTYSKLKNIAPETLGSELPGHIQDGSGVFVSFDLERPPQFS